CGGGGCGGGCAGCCCGGGATATACATGGTCACCGGCAGGAAATCCCCCAGGCGCTTGATGGTGTTGTAGGAATCCCAGTACATCCCCCCCGTCATGGAACAGGCGCCCAGGGCCATGATCACCCGGGGCTCGGCCATCTTCTCGTAGACACGCTGCGCCCGCCGGATGGACTTCCAGGTCTGGTATCCGGCGATGAAGAGCACATCGGCGTGCCGCGGAGACGCCACGACAACCATCCCGAACCGCTCCATATCCCAGCGCGAACCAACCACCGGAAGCAGTTCGGCGAACCCGCAGGAGTTGAACCAGTTGAAGACCCATATGGATCGGATCAGGCGCTGCATTGTCTTCTTGTGTGCCGATACGGCCATCCTCTCAATGCCCCCTTCCCGGAGAAACCACCCGCCGGGCTGCTAAACGCAGGATACATTACATGTATATGCCAACTATAGCCGTTTGTCAAGAGAATTCGGGATATTCAAACACTTGATCAACCGGCACCATCGCCGCCTCCATTCTTGAAAATGGAGCCCCTGCTTGTATAATAAAAAAATTACCTCCCCTATACGGGCCCCTGCATGGACGAAGGCACCGGTCGCAGGACAGTCATCCCCCCTCCTTCCGGGACCCGCCGGCCCGGCCGCCTCGATAGAGAAGGAGAACCGACTACCGAAGAGACAGAACCGAAAAGGAGGCATATCCTTGGACGACAGAGAACAGAGGATCGCCGAAACGCGGCGGATCGTCGACCAGTACAAAACCACACAGGGCGCCCTCATCCCCTGCCTGCAGCACCTCCAGAACACCTTCGGCTACCTGCCCGCAGAGGCACTGGAGACCGCTTCCCGGGAGCTCTCCATCCCTCTCGCCGAGATCTACGGGGTGGCCACCTTCTACGCCCAGTTCCACCTCTCGCCCCGGGGCCGGCACATCATCCGGATCTGCCGGGGGACGGCCTGCCATGTCAGGGGGAGCGCCACGCTGCTTGAGACGCTCAAGGAAACGCTCCACGTCGAGGAAAACGGCACCACCGAGGACAGACGGTTCACCCTCGAACCGGTGGCCTGCCTCGGGGCCTGCGGCCTGGCGCCGGTGATCACCGTGGATCGAAAGACCTACGGGCGGCTGGGCGCCGACGATCTCCCGGGCATCCTCGAGCAGTACCCGTAACAGCCGACCCGCCGACACCCGTCACGGAGGATCCGAAGCGGGAAGGATCCCGCAACAGTGTGCAGCAGAGATCCACAGCAGAGGAGGAACAACATGCCAACCTACCAGAGGCAGGTGCTGATCTGCGGCGGCACAGGCTGCGTCGCCAGCGGGAGCCTCGAACTGCAGGAAGCGCTGAAAGACCGTCTGGAAGCGTGCGGACTGACCGATCGCGTACTGGTGCTCCAGACAGGATGCCACGGAATCTGCGAAGCCGGTCCGATCGTCGTCATCCATCCGGAGGGCACCGTGTACACCGAGGTCCGGCCGGAGGACGCCGCGGAGATCGTAGAGGAACATCTGCGCCGCGGGCGACACGTAGAGCGGCTGATGCAGCGGGACATCCACTCCTTCTACGCCGGCCAGATGCGCCTCACGCTGCAGAACTGCGGCCGCATCGACCCGGAGCGTATCGAGGAATACATCGCCTACGACGGATACCAGGGCCTGGCCAACGCCCTCTTCTCCATGACACCCGAAGAGGTGGTCGAACAGGTCGCGCTCTCGGGACTCCGCGGCCGTGGCGGGGGCGGCTTCCCCACAGGCAAAAAGTGGGAGTTCTGCGCCCGCGCCGGGGGCGGGAAGAAATACGTCATCTGCAACGCCGACGAAGGCGACCCGGGGGCCTTCATGGACCGTTCGCTCCTCGAAGGGGATCCCAATGCGATCCTGGAGGGGATGGCCATCGGCGCCTACGCCATGGGCGCCGACGAAGGGTACATCTACTGCCGTACGGAATACCCCCTGGCCGTCGAACGCCTCCACACCGCCATCGCGCAGGCGGAGGAATACGGCCTGCTGGGCGACAACATCATGGGAACGGACTTCTCCTTCCATGTCCACATCAAGGAAGGGGCGGGCGCCTTCGTCTGCGGCGAGGAGACCGCCCTCATGGCCTCCATAGAGGGGAAACGGGGGACCCCCCGTCCCCGTCCGCCCTTTCCCGCCGACTCCGGGCTCTGGGGGAAGCCCACCAACATCAACAATGTGGAGACCTGGGGGCAGATACCCCAGATCATCCTGAAGGGAGGAGACTGGTACAACGCCGTCGGCACGGAGCGGTCCAGGGGGACGAAGGTCTTCGCCCTCACCGGCAAGGTGAACAACACGGGGCTCGTGGAGGTCCCCATGGGGATCACCCTCCGGGAGATCATCTTCGACATCGGCGGTGGGATCCGGAAGGGCAAGGGATTCAAAGCAGTGCAGATCGGGGGACCCTCGGGGGGATGCCTCACCGAGGAGCACCTCGACCTCCCGGTGAGCTACGAATCGCTCAGCGAGGCGGGTGCCATCATGGGCTCCGGCGGCCTGGTCGTCATGGACGACGAGACCTGCATCGTCGATGTGGCGCGTTTCTTCCTGGAGTTCACCCAGGCGGAGTCCTGCGGCAAATGCCCACCCTGCCGCGAGGGGACCAAAAAGATGCTGGACATCCTGAACCGCATCACCGAAGGAGAGGGCTCGCCGGAGGACATCGACACCCTCGAACGGCTGGCGTACCAGATCAGGGAGACCTCCCTCTGCGGCCTCGGGCAGACAGCCCCGAACCCCGTTCTGACCACCCTCCGCTATTTCCGCGACGAGTACATGGCCCATATCGAGGAGAAGCGCTGCCCCGCAGGGGTCTGCCAGGCACTGACGGGGTATTCCATCGACCCGGACAGATGCGTAGGGTGCACCAAGTGCGCCCAGGTGTGCCCCGTACAGGCTATCCAGGGAGAACGGGGCACCCCGCACTCCATCGACAGGGAAACGTGCATTCAGTGCGGCGCCTGTGTCAAGGCCTGTCCGGTACAGGCGATCAGCCGCTCGTAGAATGGGGGTCCACAGAGCAATGGCATCTATAACGATGACGATCAACGGAACAACGGTAACCACAGAACCGGGAACGACGATTCTCGAAGCCGCGCAGAGCGCAGGCATCCACATCCCCACCCTCTGCCACCATCCGGCACTGCCGCCCGTCGGGGCCTGCAGGGTCTGCCTGGTGGAAGCCGAGGGCAGCGGCAAACTGCTCACCTCCTGCACCACACCGGCCGCGGAAGGCATGTCGGTACGCACCCATTCGCCGCGGGTGCTCGAGGCCCGCCGGTTTGTCGTGGAGATGATCCTCCTCCGTCATCCCCTGGACTGCTTTTCCTGCCCGAGCAACGGAAACTGCGAGCTCCAGGACATCGCCTACGAGCTGGGCATCGAGGAATCCTCCTTCGCCGAGGAGGGGGACACCTGTCGCGACCATCCCCTGGAAGAGGACAACCCCTACTTCGTCCGGGACCTCAACAAATGCATCCTCTGCGGGCGCTGCATCCGCGCCTGCGACAGCCTCGCCCGGTACCACGCCGTCGACTTCCACAACCGGGGGATCCACACCATGGTCCACCCTCCGGCCGACAGGACGCTGGAGGAGTCGGACTGCACCTTCTGCGGACAGTGCGTCCAGCTCTGCCCCGTAGGCGCCCTGGCGGAAAAGCCCTCCCGCGGGAGAGGCCGGCCCTGGGAGCTCCACCCCGTCACCACCGTCTGCCCCTACTGCGGCGTGGGGTGCGAGCTGGAGATCCAGGTGAACAGCAAAACCGGCCGGATCGCCAACG
The nucleotide sequence above comes from Synergistales bacterium. Encoded proteins:
- a CDS encoding NADH-quinone oxidoreductase subunit NuoF gives rise to the protein MPTYQRQVLICGGTGCVASGSLELQEALKDRLEACGLTDRVLVLQTGCHGICEAGPIVVIHPEGTVYTEVRPEDAAEIVEEHLRRGRHVERLMQRDIHSFYAGQMRLTLQNCGRIDPERIEEYIAYDGYQGLANALFSMTPEEVVEQVALSGLRGRGGGGFPTGKKWEFCARAGGGKKYVICNADEGDPGAFMDRSLLEGDPNAILEGMAIGAYAMGADEGYIYCRTEYPLAVERLHTAIAQAEEYGLLGDNIMGTDFSFHVHIKEGAGAFVCGEETALMASIEGKRGTPRPRPPFPADSGLWGKPTNINNVETWGQIPQIILKGGDWYNAVGTERSRGTKVFALTGKVNNTGLVEVPMGITLREIIFDIGGGIRKGKGFKAVQIGGPSGGCLTEEHLDLPVSYESLSEAGAIMGSGGLVVMDDETCIVDVARFFLEFTQAESCGKCPPCREGTKKMLDILNRITEGEGSPEDIDTLERLAYQIRETSLCGLGQTAPNPVLTTLRYFRDEYMAHIEEKRCPAGVCQALTGYSIDPDRCVGCTKCAQVCPVQAIQGERGTPHSIDRETCIQCGACVKACPVQAISRS
- the nuoE gene encoding NADH-quinone oxidoreductase subunit NuoE, whose protein sequence is MDDREQRIAETRRIVDQYKTTQGALIPCLQHLQNTFGYLPAEALETASRELSIPLAEIYGVATFYAQFHLSPRGRHIIRICRGTACHVRGSATLLETLKETLHVEENGTTEDRRFTLEPVACLGACGLAPVITVDRKTYGRLGADDLPGILEQYP
- a CDS encoding (2Fe-2S)-binding protein, giving the protein MASITMTINGTTVTTEPGTTILEAAQSAGIHIPTLCHHPALPPVGACRVCLVEAEGSGKLLTSCTTPAAEGMSVRTHSPRVLEARRFVVEMILLRHPLDCFSCPSNGNCELQDIAYELGIEESSFAEEGDTCRDHPLEEDNPYFVRDLNKCILCGRCIRACDSLARYHAVDFHNRGIHTMVHPPADRTLEESDCTFCGQCVQLCPVGALAEKPSRGRGRPWELHPVTTVCPYCGVGCELEIQVNSKTGRIANVTSDYGSPTSLNRGRTCVKGRFAWQFVHSGERLTTPLVRRDGELREASWEEALETAAAGLQRIKSDHGPDSLGFFSSARCTNEENYLMQRLAREVVGTNNIDHCAHL
- the nuoB gene encoding NADH-quinone oxidoreductase subunit NuoB; translation: MAVSAHKKTMQRLIRSIWVFNWFNSCGFAELLPVVGSRWDMERFGMVVVASPRHADVLFIAGYQTWKSIRRAQRVYEKMAEPRVIMALGACSMTGGMYWDSYNTIKRLGDFLPVTMYIPGCPPRPEAVFEGCEKIFRHVREME